ACGGTCTTGCGGCGAGAGAGGCTGCAATCTGGGACGGGCGTGGCGGCGGCGCCATAGCTGCGGCGACGGGACGGGGCTGCAGCCGATCCACTCGGGCTTGCCGCGCCCCTGCTTTCACGCCGGCGGACCTCCCGTTGGAGGCCACGATGACGGGACGGGGCTGCAGCCGATCCACTCGATTCCTCCGCTTCTCACGGTCGACTGTCGGCAGGGAAGGCGAAAGAGGAGCGAATACGTATCGAGGCAAAGAGAAATACGGGAGCTTCGTGGGTTTTTTTGGCCAAAAAAAGACACGCGGGAAAGGAAATAGCGCGAGCCGTCCGATAAACAATTAGCGAAggggagcacggatgggagcaGGGAACGGTAGCAGGCAAGCCCCGTTTTCGAAGAAGGGCTTGTTAACTGATGGCTCCTCAAGTTACTCCATGAGATTTTAGAGTACCACGATTTTGAAAAATCGACGCTGCCAAACTAGGCCCAAGTGTGATCCATAAACATCAATCAATTTCTAGTGAAGATTTTTTACAATTTCAACGCACCGCACCACGTTGCGAACAGTGGCGAATTATTGATCACAACACACAGTCACATGCTCGAATTGATGGCCTCCCATCAACACGGCGCACTCAGAGGCGCACTCAGATCAGCGTCAAGCATCAAGCATCGCTGCCAGCGGATACGAAATCGCGAACCAGCGCGAACATCTCCTCGGCCTTCTCTGGCACGAAGAGCTCCGCAGCGTGGAACCCGGAGCCGTCCGTCTTGGCGACGACCTCCACGCCACTGTCCCGCAGCCACGTGGCGAACCCTCTCTGCCTGTCGATCAGTGGGTCGCCGTCGCTCCCGGACACCAGGCACCGCGGCAGGCCGACCACGGCTTCCTGTGCCACCGCCTTTTCCGGATTGCTGAACTCGTGGTCGCGGTCCGCGCCCAGCGGCAGTGCGAGGCTCCAGAGCTTGTCGTTGGCCTCCAGCGGCACCATGAAGTCGTCCTCCGACCTCTCCTCGGACGGCGTCCGCTCGACGCCGCCGAGGTACGGCTGGTGCAGCAGGAGCCCGCGCACCGCGACGGGGCTCAGATCGATGCCCTTGGTCCGGACGCCGGCGTTGAACGCCATGTTCCCGCCGGAGCTGCTGCCCATGACGAAGCACCAGGCGAGGTCGCCGTGCTCGGCGATCCAGGGGTCCTGGGGCGCCACGTCACGGAGCCACATCACGGCCGCGACGGCGTCGTCATAGGCGGCGGGCAGGCGGTGCTCGGGTGCGAGGCGGTAGTCGAGGGAGGCGACGATGGCCGGTACGGCCGCCGCCATGGCCTCGCAGGAGGCGTGGTAGAAGGCGGTGTCGGCGTTGAAGACAACGAAGCCGCCGCCGTGGAAGTAGAGGATGACGGGGAGCTTCGTCGACGACGGGACGGGGTTGGGGAGGTATAGCCGGATGTACGTGCCAAGAGAGGTGTCGAGGGGCACGTCCCTGCTGAAGACGGCCGCCCCGCTGCCGGCGTCGGAAGCCGGGATGGTGGGGACGACGGGCCGCGTGACGGCACCGTCCGGGTGGACGGCGATCTGCATGAAGAGGTTGTCCGACTTGGACGGCGGCGGCCGCGCAGCCGCATCAACGTCCGCGACCATGAGATCGCCCATGGGTTCCTCGCGGCTTTGCTTTATCTCTTGCACACTCGGTGCGGCTACAGCTTTGGCGACTGGGATGGTGGACATGCGACGGGTAGTGAGTACTAGGCGCGGCGCACACGGTTTTTATGCTCCGCGCTGCGCAACCGTGCACGGAGCAACTATCAGTGCATCAGTGATCTTTTAATCTCTACTCCTATGGAGGAGTTGATAGCATGATATGATTTATTTTGTCCGGTTTTTCTTCGTCCCATCTCTCACCATCCTCTCTCACTAGTTTTTCTCCCAAATCCATTAGGGGATCTTGTTTCGTTCTTCCTTTGGTAGGTGTTGATCCAACTCAATCACGTAATCAACAAATAATTAAGAATTCAGAAATAGCATCATATATATGACATCACCCTCCTAAAAGAAAGACATAAGATTTTTCTCGACAACCTTTCATAATAAAATGAGATATTTTTTCATAACAAATCTATATGTCATTTATTATTATCATTATCTCTACTATTAATTGAGAATCACAAGTTTCATATGGACGCACGCATCCGCGCGCCTCTACGAAGGGACGTCGTGCACGACACCATGGAAGATGTCGTGGCCGGACCTAACGCTGGCAGCGATGCTTGAGAATGCCAGGGCATGGATCACGGCGTCGGGAACGACCGTGGTGGGAGACGGGTCGTCAGACCGCCACGTGCACACTGTCATATTATATTTCTTGTAGAGCCAGACAGGCGACATTCTCAAATCAAGCGTGTCCATTTAAATGTC
This sequence is a window from Aegilops tauschii subsp. strangulata cultivar AL8/78 chromosome 7, Aet v6.0, whole genome shotgun sequence. Protein-coding genes within it:
- the LOC109753632 gene encoding probable carboxylesterase 8, producing MSTIPVAKAVAAPSVQEIKQSREEPMGDLMVADVDAAARPPPSKSDNLFMQIAVHPDGAVTRPVVPTIPASDAGSGAAVFSRDVPLDTSLGTYIRLYLPNPVPSSTKLPVILYFHGGGFVVFNADTAFYHASCEAMAAAVPAIVASLDYRLAPEHRLPAAYDDAVAAVMWLRDVAPQDPWIAEHGDLAWCFVMGSSSGGNMAFNAGVRTKGIDLSPVAVRGLLLHQPYLGGVERTPSEERSEDDFMVPLEANDKLWSLALPLGADRDHEFSNPEKAVAQEAVVGLPRCLVSGSDGDPLIDRQRGFATWLRDSGVEVVAKTDGSGFHAAELFVPEKAEEMFALVRDFVSAGSDA